From the genome of Streptomyces ficellus:
AGGCCCCAGCTTCTGCCCTTGAGGCCCAGCTTCCGCGACTGAGACTGGCTCCGCTTCTGCCTCTGAGGCTCCGCTTCTGCGATTGAGTCTCACCCTGAACTTCAGGTTTACCCCTCGATTCCCGTGGAGGAGTGCGCGGCGCCCACGGGCTTCGACTCCGGTGAGCCGCGCTGGCGCAGGAAGACGGCGAAGATGGCCATGGAACCGACGGCGAGCAGCTCGGACTGCCAGTTCTGCAGCGTGCGGCTCCAGAAGTCGGCGGTCAGGAGGTAGTCCGACCAGGGGACGGGGTCCTGGAGCTCACGCAGCCGTTCCTCCCCGTAGACCGCCGCGCCCGCGACCGACTGGGCGTACCAGGAGCCGGCGAAGAGGAGGAACATCACGACGCCCAGGGACCTGGAGTACAGGGCCTGCCGGACGCCGCCGACGGAGGCCCAGCGGGGTGACTCCAGTTCGGCGTGCTCCCCCACGCGCTGGTCCTCGTCCGATTCGGTCCCCGCCTTGTGGAGCTCCTTCGACTCGGGCGAGCCGCGCTGGACCAGCCAGACCGTGGCGAAGAGGAACAGGAAGAACTGGAGGTACTCCGACTGCCAGTTCTCCGTGACGTCGACGGCGAAGTGGGACGTCGTCAGGTAGTCGCCGAAGCTCAGGGCCCGGGCACCGACGGAGCGCAGGTCGTTGTTGTAGGCGGCCTGCCCGGCCAGCGCCTGGCCGAAGAGGGCGGCGAGGAAGGCGGCCCCGAAGACGAGGGAGATGCCGTTGTCCCGGAGGAAGCCGGTCACACGCCTCACCGGTGCATCATCCCCACCACGGTGAAGTAGACGAGGCCGCAGAGCACGGTGAGGAGGTAGAGCGTGAACATCGTGCGCATGGGCGGGTTCATCCCCCCTTCACGAGACAGCGGTAGGGCTGCCGGGGGCGTGGGGTGCAGCCGGCGGCGTTGACCTTCCAGCCGTCCGGGAAGGAGGTCAGGAAGTACGTGTCCTGGTCGAGCTCCACCCGCGCCTGGCGGCCGTAGACGTCCGTCGTCCGAACGGAGCCCGGGTTCGGCAGGTCGGCGTCGGCGAGGCCGGTGGCGCAGGTGGGGCCGGGGTCCTGGGCGAGTTCCTCGCGGGTGCCGGGGGCGAGGTACCGGCAGGCGCCGGCGGTGTCCGCGGCGACCGTCTCCGCCGCGAAGGCAGTCGCCGCGGCGGAGACGGCCCGGATCTCCTCCGGCGGTACCGAGCAGCCGGTGAGCGACAGCGCGACCGGCGCCAGGAGCGCGACGAGAGGGGCGGCTCGCACGGGACGCGGCTCCTTCCGGCTGGGAAGCACGGGCATGGGCACAGGCATGGACATGGGCACGGTCCGGGACTCCGGGCCTCTGGGTCGCTGGGGCGCCGGGACTCCGGGACTCCGGGACCTTCGTCCGAGCATGCGCGGTGCGTACGCTTCCGGTCACCCTCCGCGCGTCCGACACCCGGGGAGTTCCTTCTGCTGCCGTACGGGCGGCGTCCCGGCGCTTGATCCCGCGGTCCCGGGTTAGAAGACAAGTGGGGTACGGGACTGCGGGAGGATCACCATGCCTGAGCACCAGGAACAGGGAACGTCCAGAGTCGGTGGCAGCGGGGTGGCGGGAGGAGCGAGCGGGCGCGACCGGATTCCTGAGCAGGAGTGGGGCCGACGGGACGAGGACGCCGAGCGGGATCAGGGCGCCGCGGACCCGAAGAGACGGGGCACGGCGGACCCGCGGCCTCCGGGGCAGGCGGACGAACGGGAGCGGGAGGAGGCCGGCGACCGGAAGCGGGGGCGCGACGAGACGCCCGACGAGCGCGCCGACCGACGCTGGGCGGAGCTGATCCAGGAGATACGCGTCGCCCAGACGGGCGTGCAGATCCTGTTCGGCTTCCTGCTGACGGTGGTCTTCACTCCGGTGTTCGCCGATCTGTCGAGCACCGACAAGACCATCTACATCGTCACCGTGGCTCTGGGGGCGTCGGCGACCGGGGCGCTGATAGGCCCGGTGGCGTTCCACCGCATCGTGTCGGGCCGGCGCATCAAACCGCAGGCCGTCGTCTGGGCGTCGCGGCTGACGTTCACGGGTCTCGTGCTTCTGCTGGCGACGCTGATCTCGGCGCTCTTCCTGGTGCTGCGGGTGGCGACGCACAACGGGTTCGTGCCGTGGCTGGTCGCCGGGATCGTGGCCTGGTACGTGGTGTGCTGGTTCCTCCTGCCGCTGTGGGCCAGGATCCGCTACACCACGCTGGACGACGACTGAGCGTCACCACCGCCTCTCACCAGGACGTGCTCGATGGTGTCGGCCTCCGTGGCCGGCTTGTCCGGGCGGTGGCGGATGACCCTGGCGAACCGGAGGGCAACTCCGGCCGGGTAGCGCGTCGAGCGCTGCAGACCGTCGTACGCGATCTCGACGACGAGTTCGGGGCGTACCCGGACGGTGAAGCCGTCGTCCTCCACCGCCAGCTCCTGGAGCAGCTCGGTCTGCCGGCGGAGCATGACGTCGGTCAGGCCCTTGAACGTCTTGCCGAGCATCACGAACGTACCGTCCGACGCGCGGGCCCCCAGGTGCAGGTTGGACAGCAGACCGGTGCGGCGGCCGTGGCCCCACTCGGCGGCGAGGATGACGAGGTCGAGGGTGTGCACGGGCTTGACCTTCAGCCACGAGCGGCCCCGGCGGCCGGCGCTGTAGGGCGCGTCGAGGGCCTTCACCATGACGCCTTCGTGGCCGCGCCCGATGGTGTCGGCGAAGAAGGCCTCGGCCGCGCTCACCTGGGCCGGGTCGTCCGGGTCCTCGACGATCGTGCGCCGCACCCGCATGGGCGCGGGCACGAGCCGCGCGAGCGCCTGGTGCCGCTCATGGCCGGGCAGGTCGACGAGTACGGCTCCGTCCGCGGCCAGCACGTCGAAGAAGACCGGTGACACGGGCAGGGCGGCAGCGGCGGTGGCCACGTCGACGCGGGAACCGACCCTGGACGCGATGTCCTGGAACGCCACGGGCCGGCCGGCCGCGTCGAGCGCGATGACCTCGCCGTCCAGGACGAACTGGTCCCCCGGAAGCTCCCGGGCGGCCTCCGCGATCTCGGGGAGCCGGTCGGTGATGTCGTCGAGCGACCGGGTGTAGAGACGGACGTCGTCGCCGGAGCGGTGCACCTGGACGCGGATCCCGTCGAGCTTCTCCTCGACCACACAGCGGCCCAGCGCGGCGACGGCCTCGGGCACGCTCTTGGCGGAATGGGCCAGCATCGGATGGACGGGGCTGCCGACCCGCAACTGGAACCGTTCCAGCGCGGCCGGCCCCTCGGCCAGCAGAGCCTGGGCCACCCGGGGCAACGACCCCTCCATCATCACGGCTCGTCGTACGTCCGCGGCGGGCGCCGCCGCCGCCTTGGCCACGCCCTCCAGGGCGATCGCGTCCAGGGCTCCCTGCCGGACCTCCCCGGTCAGCAGCCGCAGCAGGAACTGCTGCTCGGCCCTGGTCGCGGCGCCCATCAGCTCCCGCACCAGCCGCTGCCGTTCCGCCTGGGACCCCGGGCCGGCGACCCGGGCCAGCGCGGTCAGGGCGGCGTCCGTGTCGGCGACGGTCAGGGTGGCGTCCGCCGCGGGCGGGACGGGCGCCTTGAGGGTGCTCCAGCCGATGCCGATCCGCCCCTGCGGAAGCCGTCCCGCGAGGTACGCGATGACCAGGGACGCCTCCTGGGGTGAGGTCGCGGCGAACAGCTCCGCCAATGCGGCGATCTTGCGGGAGCGTGCGGAGGTGGCGGCGACCTGGTGGGAGACCTCCGCGAGTCGGGCCAGCAGCATGCGGCCATGGTGCACGCCCCGCGCGTCCACCGCACGCGGGCGCACCCTCCGGCCCTCCCCCGCCTCGGCACCTCCCCATCGGCGGGACGCCCGGCCCACGGGTATGCCGGGCGGAGCGCCGGCTGGGGTGCGGAACCGCACCGCGCTGGTTCCGCTTTCTCTCCGTTTCCTTCCCACGCCTTCCTGCGTTTCCTCCTGCGCCGTCATCAGGCCTCCCCTCCTTCTCCCAACTCGCCTACGCTTCGCTCGACTTGCGATGCGTCAACAAGAAGCAGGGGCTGGAGATGAAGGTGTCGCGTACCGTGATGGCCGCCGCGTCCGCCGTGTTGGCGGGCGCGCTCTCGCTCGGGGTCGCCCCGGGAGAGGCGCGCTCCGCCGAATCCCGGTCGGGCGACCCGGGAGGGCTGGCCTACTCGGACTCCACCGGGGTCGGCGTCCACAACGCGTACGAGAAGGGGACCTACCCCTACTTCGCCGACGCGCTGGACTCGGGTGCGGGGATGCTGGAGATAGACGTGTGGACGAACGTGTTCGGCAGATCGTGGCGCGTTTCGCACAGCAACCCCCTCGGCAACGACAACAATTGCGTGAACGCCGCCCACGCGGGCGAGTTGCGCGGCAAGTCCAGGAACCAGGATCTCGGCGGGTGTCTGTCGGACGTACGGGCGTGGCACGACGCCCATCCGGGCCACCGGCCCATCCTGCTGAAGCTGGAGTTGAAGGACGGTTTCCAGGCCAAGAACGGGCGCGGCCCGGCGGCGTTGGACGCGCTGCTGACGGCGCGGCTGGGCGACGCCCTGTTCCGGCCGGCCGACCTGACCGCAGGGCACCAGGACCTCGACACCGCCG
Proteins encoded in this window:
- a CDS encoding phosphatidylinositol-specific phospholipase C domain-containing protein, whose protein sequence is MKVSRTVMAAASAVLAGALSLGVAPGEARSAESRSGDPGGLAYSDSTGVGVHNAYEKGTYPYFADALDSGAGMLEIDVWTNVFGRSWRVSHSNPLGNDNNCVNAAHAGELRGKSRNQDLGGCLSDVRAWHDAHPGHRPILLKLELKDGFQAKNGRGPAALDALLTARLGDALFRPADLTAGHQDLDTAVRANGWPARSAMAGKIVIELIPGTVEQDNPFDTLWTDREYATHLRNLAAAGRLREAAAFPAVLGAAAGDPRSRYADAGIRPWFVVFDGDASAYASGSIDTTWYDTRNYLVVMTGAAGVAPAIDGTHPTEAQARERVALLAGRHASIVSADWYPLPAVLATVLPRGGAQ
- a CDS encoding DUF6766 family protein, whose amino-acid sequence is MRRVTGFLRDNGISLVFGAAFLAALFGQALAGQAAYNNDLRSVGARALSFGDYLTTSHFAVDVTENWQSEYLQFFLFLFATVWLVQRGSPESKELHKAGTESDEDQRVGEHAELESPRWASVGGVRQALYSRSLGVVMFLLFAGSWYAQSVAGAAVYGEERLRELQDPVPWSDYLLTADFWSRTLQNWQSELLAVGSMAIFAVFLRQRGSPESKPVGAAHSSTGIEG
- a CDS encoding ATP-dependent DNA ligase; the protein is MLLARLAEVSHQVAATSARSRKIAALAELFAATSPQEASLVIAYLAGRLPQGRIGIGWSTLKAPVPPAADATLTVADTDAALTALARVAGPGSQAERQRLVRELMGAATRAEQQFLLRLLTGEVRQGALDAIALEGVAKAAAAPAADVRRAVMMEGSLPRVAQALLAEGPAALERFQLRVGSPVHPMLAHSAKSVPEAVAALGRCVVEEKLDGIRVQVHRSGDDVRLYTRSLDDITDRLPEIAEAARELPGDQFVLDGEVIALDAAGRPVAFQDIASRVGSRVDVATAAAALPVSPVFFDVLAADGAVLVDLPGHERHQALARLVPAPMRVRRTIVEDPDDPAQVSAAEAFFADTIGRGHEGVMVKALDAPYSAGRRGRSWLKVKPVHTLDLVILAAEWGHGRRTGLLSNLHLGARASDGTFVMLGKTFKGLTDVMLRRQTELLQELAVEDDGFTVRVRPELVVEIAYDGLQRSTRYPAGVALRFARVIRHRPDKPATEADTIEHVLVRGGGDAQSSSSVV